The Acidobacteriota bacterium genome has a segment encoding these proteins:
- a CDS encoding FAD/NAD(P)-binding protein — MSGANAGAIVTVPETAVIDEIRDEIEDVRTFYFSFENPEAARAFRARSGQFVMCTVYGAGEFAVSLPFSPEDDRPHLSVRQVGKVTRALHELRPGDKIGLRGPFGNGFPFESIKGKNVIYVAGGIGLIPLRSSIVHVLQHRQDFGRIILIYGSKSSQELMYRDMIEKWKATEGFETYFTIDRPEPGWTGPVGFVHTLVAPAKVPVENTVAFVCGPPLMFNSVIKELLAAGIKDEAIMSTLERHMKCGIGKCQHCAIGRTLVCTDGPVYTYKQIKTLGEQI, encoded by the coding sequence ATGAGCGGAGCCAACGCCGGGGCCATCGTCACCGTCCCCGAAACCGCCGTCATCGACGAGATCCGGGACGAGATCGAGGACGTCCGGACATTCTACTTCTCCTTCGAGAACCCCGAGGCCGCGCGGGCCTTCAGGGCGAGGTCCGGCCAGTTCGTCATGTGCACGGTCTACGGGGCCGGCGAGTTCGCCGTCTCCCTGCCCTTCAGCCCCGAGGACGACCGGCCCCACCTTTCGGTCCGGCAGGTCGGCAAGGTCACCCGGGCCCTCCACGAGCTGCGCCCCGGGGACAAGATCGGCCTGCGCGGGCCGTTCGGCAACGGCTTCCCCTTCGAGTCCATCAAGGGCAAGAACGTCATCTACGTCGCCGGCGGAATCGGCCTCATCCCGCTCCGCTCGTCCATCGTCCACGTCCTCCAGCACCGGCAGGACTTCGGCCGGATCATCCTCATCTACGGCTCCAAGTCGTCCCAGGAGCTGATGTACCGGGACATGATCGAGAAGTGGAAGGCCACTGAGGGCTTCGAGACCTACTTCACGATCGACCGGCCCGAGCCCGGCTGGACGGGCCCCGTCGGCTTCGTCCACACCCTGGTCGCCCCGGCCAAGGTCCCGGTCGAGAACACGGTCGCCTTCGTCTGCGGCCCGCCGCTCATGTTCAACTCGGTCATCAAGGAACTCCTGGCCGCCGGCATCAAGGACGAGGCCATCATGTCGACGCTCGAGCGGCACATGAAGTGCGGCATAGGCAAGTGCCAGCACTGCGCCATCGGCCGGACCCTGGTCTGCACGGACGGCCCGGTCTACACCTACAAGCAGATCAAGACCCTGGGAGAGCAGATATGA
- a CDS encoding hydrogenase maturation protease — MSDGLARLAEVLREPTCLVGVGNPLRRDDGVGPWIVGAVRGAADGAGLSLVDAQDVPENFVPAIARGAARNVVFVDAVAAAGGPGTVVFGPLAGFAEAESFSTHKLALSLSAKFLEAAGKRVFLLGIVPADLEFGTGFTPAAERAAASLRDLILGACAPTRLEKRHDR, encoded by the coding sequence ATGAGCGACGGCCTGGCCCGCCTGGCCGAGGTGCTCCGGGAGCCGACCTGCCTCGTCGGCGTCGGCAACCCGCTGCGCCGCGACGACGGCGTCGGGCCCTGGATCGTCGGGGCCGTCCGCGGGGCCGCAGACGGCGCCGGGCTGAGCCTGGTCGACGCCCAGGACGTGCCCGAGAACTTCGTCCCGGCCATCGCCCGCGGCGCCGCCCGGAACGTCGTCTTCGTCGACGCCGTGGCCGCCGCCGGCGGCCCGGGCACGGTCGTCTTCGGCCCCCTGGCCGGGTTCGCCGAGGCGGAGAGCTTCTCGACGCACAAGCTCGCCCTTTCGCTCAGCGCCAAGTTCCTCGAGGCCGCCGGGAAGCGGGTCTTCCTGCTCGGCATCGTCCCGGCCGACCTCGAGTTCGGGACCGGATTCACGCCCGCGGCCGAGCGGGCCGCGGCTTCGCTTCGCGACCTCATCCTCGGGGCCTGCGCCCCGACCCGCCTGGAGAAACGCCATGACCGCTGA
- a CDS encoding proton-conducting transporter membrane subunit: MTADLFVRLFIGLGLLAAAALAAPLLARKRTLAGVVNLALVAAAAALLLTVSFESIFGQAGPAAWTLALGPLSVPFLVDGLSGLFLAVIAFMAVMSAIYSIRYMDHYPEYGLGGYYLCFPLFILGMAALVTVDDLGLGFTLAWQIMTVASFFLVRFERRKAENRRSAAKYLALMELAWLLVVAGAFFARGHSFGEPLAGITAKLGATGGLPLLGFFAFLLVGFGLKAGVWPLGQLWLPDAHSIAPSPVSALLSGVMLKTGIYGLMRTFLFMTPKDNAAFDGRTWGLIVAATGAVTLLIGTIQSMKQSDAKRLLAYSSIGQIGYIVLAAGAVLYLGTTGTPVLRALAVAAVIGALFHVLNHAIFKGLLFLTSGSILYATGTKDLNKLGGLITLMPASAVIAGIASLSISGMPPFSGFSSKWTIISSTLLAGDGTFALVLFGIIALFTSAVTLACYVKFFGMAFTSAGSEWNVGKTIREVPASMLAPKIVLAAVALVQGLFPVLSVKLVLAALGRSEGFFLADAVARPAGPMSASALGLRLTGVSDLPFGAAAAPLAVLLVLGLGFGLGVLLRRAGGSKEVEAPTWLCGYQDLGNANRYTDRGMFAGLRGLFKFAGGKSGK; encoded by the coding sequence ATGACCGCTGACCTCTTCGTCCGACTGTTCATCGGCCTCGGCCTTCTGGCCGCGGCGGCCCTCGCGGCGCCTCTCCTGGCCCGCAAGCGGACCCTGGCCGGCGTCGTCAACCTGGCCCTCGTCGCGGCCGCGGCGGCCCTGCTGCTCACGGTCAGCTTCGAATCGATCTTCGGCCAGGCCGGGCCGGCCGCCTGGACGCTCGCCCTCGGGCCCCTGTCGGTCCCGTTCCTCGTCGACGGCCTCTCGGGCCTGTTCCTGGCCGTCATCGCCTTCATGGCCGTGATGAGCGCGATCTACTCCATCCGCTATATGGACCATTACCCCGAATACGGCCTGGGCGGCTACTATCTCTGCTTCCCGCTGTTCATCCTGGGCATGGCGGCTCTGGTCACCGTCGACGACCTGGGCCTGGGCTTCACCCTGGCCTGGCAGATCATGACCGTCGCCTCGTTCTTCCTGGTCCGCTTCGAGCGCCGGAAGGCGGAGAACCGGCGCAGCGCCGCGAAGTACCTGGCCCTCATGGAGCTGGCCTGGCTCCTCGTCGTCGCCGGGGCGTTCTTCGCCCGCGGCCATTCGTTCGGCGAGCCCCTGGCCGGGATCACGGCCAAGCTCGGCGCGACCGGCGGCCTGCCGCTCCTCGGCTTCTTCGCCTTCCTCCTCGTCGGCTTCGGCCTGAAGGCCGGCGTCTGGCCCCTCGGCCAGCTCTGGCTTCCCGACGCCCACTCGATCGCCCCGTCGCCCGTCAGCGCCCTGCTGAGCGGCGTCATGCTCAAGACCGGGATCTACGGGCTGATGCGGACGTTCCTGTTCATGACGCCGAAGGACAACGCTGCCTTCGACGGCCGGACCTGGGGCCTGATCGTGGCCGCGACCGGCGCCGTGACGCTCCTCATCGGCACCATCCAGTCGATGAAGCAGAGCGACGCCAAGCGCCTCCTGGCCTACAGCTCGATCGGCCAGATCGGCTACATCGTCCTGGCCGCCGGCGCCGTCCTCTACCTCGGGACGACAGGGACCCCGGTCCTGCGGGCCCTGGCCGTGGCCGCGGTCATCGGGGCCCTGTTCCACGTCCTCAACCACGCCATCTTCAAGGGACTGCTGTTCCTCACGAGCGGCAGCATCCTTTACGCCACCGGGACCAAGGACCTCAACAAGCTCGGCGGCCTCATCACGCTCATGCCGGCGAGCGCCGTCATCGCCGGGATCGCCTCGCTGTCCATCTCCGGCATGCCGCCCTTCAGCGGCTTCTCCAGCAAGTGGACTATCATCTCGAGCACGCTCCTGGCCGGCGACGGGACCTTCGCCCTGGTCCTCTTCGGCATCATCGCCCTGTTCACGAGCGCCGTCACCCTGGCCTGCTATGTCAAGTTCTTCGGCATGGCCTTCACCTCGGCCGGCTCGGAATGGAACGTCGGCAAGACCATCCGCGAGGTCCCGGCCTCGATGCTGGCGCCCAAGATCGTCCTCGCGGCCGTGGCCCTCGTCCAGGGGCTCTTTCCGGTCCTGTCGGTCAAGCTCGTCCTCGCCGCCCTGGGGCGGTCCGAGGGCTTCTTCCTGGCCGACGCCGTCGCCCGGCCGGCCGGCCCGATGTCGGCCTCGGCCCTGGGCCTCCGCCTGACCGGGGTCAGCGACCTGCCCTTCGGCGCGGCCGCGGCGCCGCTCGCCGTCCTGCTCGTCCTCGGGCTGGGATTCGGCCTCGGTGTCCTGCTGCGGCGGGCGGGCGGCTCGAAGGAGGTCGAGGCGCCGACCTGGCTCTGCGGCTACCAGGACCTGGGCAACGCCAACCGGTACACGGATCGGGGCATGTTCGCGGGCCTGCGCGGCCTGTTCAAGTTCGCCGGCGGAAAGAGCGGCAAGTAG
- a CDS encoding 4Fe-4S dicluster domain-containing protein, whose product MYIMPKSQARALAAALAEDYDLHGPVLREESGEPMFDRVEDPAAIRLEAAIPYNPPKSVVFPQAERIMSYRYDREAKTVSLERDDLVRPKALVGLRACDLNGLLCLDRFYLGQEYVDEFYRDHRKKMFIVVNNCVRPFPQCFCVCTDSGPAAREGYDVALTGDGDDYLFEAGSEKGQALARRLGLKEAGPGAAGRKAKIIDASIARFDAEATENKAWISRVMNRITTGFISNDIWEFIGDQCFECGACSFVCPTCSCFNIEDINSREGRTDRMRSWDSCSYEGYTRMAGEHNPRRPVEDRRNKRFFCKLSYSQSRKYLRPGCVGCGRCNRVCPGDIGIANVVTYIRREITKAGAK is encoded by the coding sequence ATGTACATCATGCCCAAGAGCCAGGCCCGGGCCCTCGCCGCCGCTCTCGCCGAGGACTACGACCTCCACGGCCCCGTTCTGCGCGAGGAGTCCGGCGAGCCGATGTTCGACCGGGTCGAGGACCCGGCCGCGATCCGGCTCGAGGCCGCCATCCCCTACAATCCCCCGAAGTCCGTGGTCTTCCCCCAGGCCGAGAGGATCATGTCCTACCGCTACGACCGGGAGGCGAAGACGGTCTCCCTCGAACGCGACGACCTGGTCCGGCCCAAAGCCCTGGTTGGCCTCCGGGCCTGCGACCTCAACGGCCTTCTCTGCCTGGACCGCTTCTATCTCGGGCAGGAATACGTCGACGAGTTCTACCGCGACCATCGCAAGAAGATGTTCATCGTCGTCAACAACTGCGTCCGGCCCTTTCCCCAATGCTTCTGCGTCTGCACCGACAGCGGGCCGGCGGCCCGGGAGGGCTACGACGTCGCCCTGACCGGCGACGGCGACGATTACCTCTTCGAGGCCGGGAGCGAGAAGGGCCAGGCCCTGGCCCGCCGGCTCGGCCTGAAGGAGGCCGGTCCCGGCGCGGCCGGCCGCAAGGCGAAGATCATCGACGCCTCGATCGCCCGGTTCGACGCCGAGGCCACGGAGAACAAGGCCTGGATCTCGCGGGTCATGAACCGGATCACCACGGGCTTCATCAGCAACGACATCTGGGAGTTCATCGGCGACCAGTGCTTCGAATGCGGGGCCTGCTCGTTCGTCTGCCCGACCTGCTCGTGCTTCAACATCGAGGACATCAACAGCCGCGAGGGCCGGACCGACCGGATGCGGTCCTGGGACTCCTGTTCCTACGAGGGCTACACCCGCATGGCCGGCGAGCACAACCCCCGCCGCCCCGTCGAGGACCGGAGGAACAAGCGCTTCTTCTGCAAGCTGTCCTACTCGCAGTCCCGCAAATACCTCAGGCCGGGATGCGTCGGCTGCGGCCGCTGCAACCGGGTCTGCCCGGGCGACATCGGCATCGCCAACGTCGTCACGTACATCCGGCGGGAGATCACCAAGGCAGGTGCGAAATGA
- a CDS encoding NADH-quinone oxidoreductase subunit C, protein MDAIARIETELRSRLGPDLKGLASPAPGRLFVDIDRRAVRPAARAIIDLGGRYMVGVGWDEIARNGTLGLIHLFAFDAGRFAVVLRTAAPAVDPVFESITPDIPSAGWTEREYQDLLGLKFTGHPKPKKLILADDWPAGVYPLRKEVPYNLEPPSAEDAAYQLDEAPPGTTVVPVGPFHVSLHEPAHFAVYVDGETIKGCDYRGFMTHRGIEKLCQTQVSYNEVPFVAERICGICGSVHACCYSQAVEAAAGLKISRRAEYIRTIMLEIERLHSHLLWLGVAGHLIGFDTVFMQAWRVREKVMWLAERITGNRKTYGMIVVGGVRRDITPEMRTEIEGVLAALEKEVLVLKNSIIGDSAIHRRAKGVGYLSKDEAARWSLVGPVARARGLDIDVRRDHPYAAYDDLAFNVPVTDSGDVWGTLLVRVLEIFESIAILRQALAGMPEGRLLTEAPEALPPLRHGLSMVEAPRGEAVHYVITGEENRPERWRVRAPTYANLQAVPAMLLNNQFADFPIILGQIDPCFSCTDRVAVIDAGSGRRRVVGRTELEALSRGPEAGRS, encoded by the coding sequence ATGGACGCCATCGCCAGGATCGAGACAGAGCTCAGGAGCCGCCTCGGGCCGGACCTCAAGGGCCTGGCCTCGCCGGCCCCGGGCCGCCTGTTCGTCGACATCGACCGCCGGGCCGTGCGGCCCGCGGCCAGGGCCATCATCGACCTCGGCGGCCGCTACATGGTCGGCGTCGGCTGGGACGAGATCGCCCGGAACGGCACGCTCGGGCTCATCCACCTGTTCGCCTTCGACGCCGGCCGCTTCGCCGTCGTCCTGCGGACCGCCGCCCCGGCCGTCGACCCGGTCTTCGAATCCATCACGCCCGACATCCCCAGCGCCGGTTGGACCGAGCGCGAATACCAGGACCTGCTGGGCCTGAAGTTCACCGGCCATCCCAAGCCGAAGAAGCTCATCCTGGCCGACGACTGGCCGGCCGGAGTCTATCCCCTCCGCAAGGAGGTGCCGTACAACCTCGAGCCGCCGTCGGCCGAGGACGCGGCCTACCAGCTCGACGAGGCGCCGCCGGGGACGACGGTCGTCCCCGTAGGCCCGTTCCACGTCAGCCTCCACGAGCCGGCCCACTTCGCGGTCTACGTCGACGGCGAGACGATCAAGGGCTGCGACTACCGCGGCTTCATGACCCACCGCGGCATCGAGAAGCTCTGCCAGACGCAGGTCAGCTACAACGAGGTCCCCTTCGTCGCCGAGCGCATCTGCGGCATCTGCGGCTCCGTCCACGCCTGCTGCTACAGCCAGGCCGTCGAGGCGGCCGCCGGGCTCAAGATCTCGCGGCGGGCCGAGTACATCCGGACGATCATGCTCGAGATCGAGCGCCTCCACTCCCACCTCCTCTGGCTCGGCGTCGCCGGCCACCTCATCGGCTTCGACACGGTCTTCATGCAGGCCTGGCGCGTCCGGGAGAAGGTCATGTGGCTCGCGGAGCGGATCACGGGCAACCGCAAGACCTACGGCATGATCGTCGTCGGCGGCGTCCGCCGCGACATCACCCCGGAGATGCGGACCGAGATCGAGGGCGTCCTGGCCGCGCTCGAGAAGGAGGTCCTCGTTCTCAAGAACTCGATCATCGGCGACAGCGCCATCCACCGCCGGGCCAAGGGCGTCGGCTATCTGTCGAAGGACGAGGCCGCCCGCTGGAGCCTGGTCGGGCCCGTGGCCCGGGCCCGCGGCCTCGACATCGACGTCCGCCGGGACCATCCCTACGCGGCCTACGACGACCTGGCCTTCAACGTCCCGGTCACGGATTCGGGCGACGTCTGGGGCACGCTCCTCGTCCGCGTCCTGGAGATCTTCGAGTCCATCGCCATCCTGCGCCAGGCCCTGGCCGGGATGCCCGAGGGAAGGCTCCTGACCGAGGCGCCCGAGGCCCTGCCGCCGCTCCGCCACGGCCTGTCCATGGTCGAGGCGCCCCGTGGCGAGGCGGTCCATTACGTCATCACCGGCGAGGAGAACCGGCCCGAGCGCTGGCGCGTCCGGGCCCCCACGTACGCCAACCTCCAGGCCGTGCCGGCCATGCTCCTCAACAACCAGTTCGCCGATTTCCCCATCATCCTGGGCCAGATCGATCCCTGCTTCTCCTGCACGGACCGGGTCGCGGTCATCGACGCCGGGTCGGGCCGCCGCCGCGTCGTCGGACGGACGGAGCTCGAGGCCCTGTCGCGCGGGCCCGAGGCCGGGAGGAGCTGA
- a CDS encoding response regulator, which translates to MTDKKKVLIIDDDPAICESVKAILDGNGFEASCALSGKDGLAAFRKDHPDVVLCDMMMEDIDSGGQVTKIMRQERPGTPVFLLSTIGDATATTVGLAEYGFNGVFQKPVNFDLLLAVLGRYAKSK; encoded by the coding sequence ATGACCGATAAAAAGAAAGTGCTCATCATCGACGACGACCCGGCCATCTGCGAGTCCGTGAAGGCCATCCTCGACGGCAACGGCTTCGAGGCCTCCTGCGCGCTCAGCGGCAAGGACGGCCTGGCCGCGTTCCGCAAGGATCATCCGGACGTCGTCCTCTGCGACATGATGATGGAGGACATCGACTCCGGCGGCCAGGTGACCAAGATCATGAGGCAGGAGCGGCCCGGGACGCCCGTGTTCCTCCTCAGCACGATCGGCGACGCCACGGCCACGACCGTCGGGCTGGCCGAGTACGGTTTCAACGGCGTCTTCCAGAAGCCGGTCAACTTCGACCTGCTGCTGGCCGTCCTCGGGCGGTACGCGAAATCCAAGTAA
- a CDS encoding molybdopterin-dependent oxidoreductase — protein MSTRTGICNFCGTGCGHLLKVDNGVARGVFASPDHPVSQGRLCVRGWHIHELLSTRDRILAPMVRRNGRLEPVSYDEAIAAAADGLSRWSGDEIAFLASPRSSNEDNYCLARLARTVFRTPNIGLASDQGHGDAADVLLEGAGFPAMLGALTEIRKAKLILVVGGDIAKLNPIVGSEIHRAARRGAELVTLSGRLTQIAKLSGRHLWFKPGTLRHSLAALAKVLVERGWHDASFLRDRAEGFDDFARYLAGLDLAALAAASGLEPAAIEDLARSLAQAPTAMAFFTSGIAGLDRPSVALLFDLFLAAGKIGREGCGVNPVAGICNIVGSYDVGASPRFLAGCRRAEGPAAGRTPRELLAADPTPLKAMMVVDRDEEIVRHAAKLKALECLVYVGAYGNPFVEFAHVVIPSATCAEADGTYTNTERRIQLSRKKIEPPPGVRPAWRICADVAARRGASWPGASAEDVMREIAAAVPAYGAVTYAGLEKGFGLQWPVDAGHPAGTVRFDAAAAPRRLRFVPAGADLGVAAVSKDFPFLLMAGKANYFWHRNNVMKKTQIPKREYNALLLLYPRGFVELAASDAKALGVRDRAPVNVIAEGGSMRVAVRISGDVKPGTAFVPYFIEDMVPGFLNAAGAAIDEDQESAIPVRIEKV, from the coding sequence ATGAGCACTCGAACAGGCATCTGCAACTTCTGCGGCACCGGCTGCGGCCACCTGCTCAAGGTCGACAACGGCGTCGCCCGCGGGGTCTTCGCCTCGCCGGACCATCCCGTCAGCCAGGGCCGCCTGTGCGTCCGCGGCTGGCACATCCACGAGCTCCTCTCGACCCGGGACCGGATCCTCGCCCCCATGGTCCGCCGGAACGGCCGCCTCGAGCCCGTCTCCTACGACGAAGCGATCGCCGCCGCGGCCGACGGCCTGTCCCGCTGGTCCGGCGACGAGATCGCTTTCCTGGCCTCGCCCCGTTCCTCGAACGAGGACAACTACTGCCTGGCCAGGCTGGCCCGGACGGTCTTCCGCACGCCGAACATCGGCCTGGCCTCCGACCAGGGCCACGGCGACGCCGCCGACGTCCTGCTCGAAGGCGCCGGGTTCCCGGCCATGCTCGGCGCCCTGACCGAGATCCGCAAGGCCAAGCTCATCCTTGTCGTCGGCGGCGACATCGCCAAGCTGAATCCCATCGTCGGGAGCGAGATCCACCGGGCCGCCCGCCGCGGCGCCGAGCTCGTCACCCTGAGCGGCCGCCTGACCCAGATCGCCAAGCTCAGCGGCCGGCACCTCTGGTTCAAGCCGGGGACGCTGCGCCACAGCCTGGCGGCCCTGGCCAAGGTCCTGGTCGAGCGCGGCTGGCACGACGCCTCCTTCCTCCGGGACCGGGCCGAGGGGTTCGACGATTTCGCCCGCTACCTGGCCGGTCTGGACCTGGCCGCCCTCGCGGCCGCCTCGGGCCTCGAGCCGGCCGCGATCGAGGACCTGGCCCGCAGCCTGGCCCAGGCCCCGACGGCCATGGCCTTCTTCACCTCTGGCATCGCCGGCCTCGACCGGCCTTCCGTCGCCCTGCTCTTCGACCTCTTCCTCGCGGCCGGCAAGATCGGCCGGGAAGGCTGCGGCGTCAACCCCGTAGCCGGGATCTGCAACATCGTCGGCAGCTACGACGTCGGCGCCTCGCCCCGGTTCCTGGCCGGCTGCCGGCGGGCCGAGGGCCCGGCCGCCGGCCGCACCCCCCGCGAGCTCCTCGCGGCCGACCCGACGCCCCTCAAGGCCATGATGGTTGTCGACCGCGATGAGGAGATCGTCCGGCACGCGGCCAAGCTCAAGGCGCTCGAGTGCCTGGTCTACGTCGGGGCCTACGGCAACCCCTTTGTCGAGTTCGCCCATGTCGTCATCCCCTCGGCGACCTGCGCCGAGGCGGACGGCACCTACACGAACACCGAGCGGCGGATCCAGCTCAGCCGCAAGAAGATCGAGCCTCCGCCGGGCGTCCGCCCGGCCTGGCGCATCTGCGCCGACGTCGCCGCGAGGCGCGGCGCATCCTGGCCCGGCGCTTCCGCCGAGGACGTGATGCGCGAGATCGCCGCGGCCGTTCCCGCCTACGGCGCGGTCACCTACGCCGGGCTCGAGAAGGGTTTCGGCCTCCAGTGGCCGGTCGACGCCGGGCACCCGGCCGGCACGGTCCGCTTCGACGCGGCCGCCGCGCCGAGGCGCCTGCGCTTCGTCCCCGCCGGGGCGGACCTCGGCGTCGCGGCGGTCTCGAAGGACTTCCCCTTCCTGCTCATGGCCGGCAAGGCGAACTACTTCTGGCACCGCAACAACGTCATGAAGAAGACCCAGATCCCCAAGCGGGAATACAACGCCCTGCTCCTGCTCTACCCGCGGGGCTTCGTCGAGCTCGCGGCCTCCGACGCCAAGGCCCTCGGCGTTCGCGACCGGGCCCCGGTCAACGTCATAGCCGAAGGAGGCTCCATGCGGGTGGCCGTCCGGATCTCCGGCGACGTCAAGCCGGGTACGGCCTTCGTCCCGTACTTCATCGAGGACATGGTGCCCGGCTTCCTCAACGCCGCCGGCGCCGCGATCGACGAGGACCAGGAATCCGCGATCCCCGTGCGGATCGAAAAGGTGTGA